The following proteins come from a genomic window of Columba livia isolate bColLiv1 breed racing homer chromosome 27, bColLiv1.pat.W.v2, whole genome shotgun sequence:
- the USE1 gene encoding vesicle transport protein USE1 isoform X1 → MAATRLELNLMRLLSRCEALAAERRDPEEWRLEKYVAALEDMLRELKLQSCKPAPELLNEYSRKVDFLKGLLEAEKLPSSSEKALANQFLAPGRTPTTTKERTPATKTVHLQTKARCTGRMRSELLGTDPLAVDDAEELNIRKRKRLAADEKQSAVELDAVLQRHQDVQEKLAEEMLSLARSLKNNTLAAQNVIKQDNQTLSHSLRMADQNFEKLKDESDRLEQHAKKSVNWLLWIMLIVVCFIFISMILFIRIFPKLK, encoded by the exons atGGCGGCGACGCGGCTGGAGCTGAACCTGATGCGGCTGCTGAGCCGCTGCGAGGCCCTggcggcggagcggcgggaCCCCGAGGAGTGGCGGCTGGAGAAG TACGTGGCGGCTCTGGAGGACATGCTGCGGGAGCTGAAGCTGCAGTCCTG CAAGCCCGCCCCGGAGCTGCTGAACGAATACTCTCGCAAAGTGGACTTCCTAAAGGGACTTTTGGAAGCTGAAAAATTG CCTTCATCAAGCGAAAAGGCTCTGGCTAATCAGTTCCTGGCCCCCGGCCGCACGCCCACGACCACCAAAGAGAGAACCCCGGCCACTAAAACCGTGCACCTGCAGACAAAGGCTCGTTGCACGGGCAGGATGAGGAGCGAGCTGCTTGGTACG gaccccctggCTGTGGATG ATGCTGAGGAGTTAAACATAAGGAAGCGCAA GCGCCTGGCGGCCGATGAGAAGCAGTCGGCGGTGGAGCTGGACGCCGTGCTGCAGCGCCACCAGGACGTGCAGGAGAAGCTGGCCGAAGAAATGCTCAGTCTGGCCCGCAGTCTCAAAAACAACACCCTGGCCGCGCAGAATGTGATCAAACAAGATAACCAG ACGCTCTCGCACTCTCTGCGGATGGCAGACCAGAACTTCGAGAAGCTCAAGGATGAATCTGACCGCCTCGAGCAGCACGCGAAGAAATCGGTCAACTGGCTGCTGTGGATAATGTTAATTGTAGTTTGTTTTATATTCATCAGCATGATCCTCTTTATCAGAATTTTCCCCAAACTCAAATGA
- the USE1 gene encoding vesicle transport protein USE1 isoform X2 has translation MAATRLELNLMRLLSRCEALAAERRDPEEWRLEKYVAALEDMLRELKLQSCKPAPELLNEYSRKVDFLKGLLEAEKLPSSSEKALANQFLAPGRTPTTTKERTPATKTVHLQTKARCTGRMRSELLGTDPLAVDDAEELNIRKRKRLAADEKQSAVELDAVLQRHQDVQEKLAEEMLSLARSLKNNTLAAQNVIKQDNQVGLVGRLGYVSMQLKLFFVGRISIRTSKSECRTLFPCPADALALSADGRPELREAQG, from the exons atGGCGGCGACGCGGCTGGAGCTGAACCTGATGCGGCTGCTGAGCCGCTGCGAGGCCCTggcggcggagcggcgggaCCCCGAGGAGTGGCGGCTGGAGAAG TACGTGGCGGCTCTGGAGGACATGCTGCGGGAGCTGAAGCTGCAGTCCTG CAAGCCCGCCCCGGAGCTGCTGAACGAATACTCTCGCAAAGTGGACTTCCTAAAGGGACTTTTGGAAGCTGAAAAATTG CCTTCATCAAGCGAAAAGGCTCTGGCTAATCAGTTCCTGGCCCCCGGCCGCACGCCCACGACCACCAAAGAGAGAACCCCGGCCACTAAAACCGTGCACCTGCAGACAAAGGCTCGTTGCACGGGCAGGATGAGGAGCGAGCTGCTTGGTACG gaccccctggCTGTGGATG ATGCTGAGGAGTTAAACATAAGGAAGCGCAA GCGCCTGGCGGCCGATGAGAAGCAGTCGGCGGTGGAGCTGGACGCCGTGCTGCAGCGCCACCAGGACGTGCAGGAGAAGCTGGCCGAAGAAATGCTCAGTCTGGCCCGCAGTCTCAAAAACAACACCCTGGCCGCGCAGAATGTGATCAAACAAGATAACCAG GTGGGATTAGTGGGGAGGCTTGGATATGTCTCTATGCAATTGAAGCTTTTCTTTGTTGGAAGAATCAGCATCAGAACGTCCAAATCTGAGTGCAGAACTTTGTTCCCTTGCCCCGCAGACGCTCTCGCACTCTCTGCGGATGGCAGACCAGAACTTCGAGAAGCTCAAGGATGA